Sequence from the Thermoplasmata archaeon genome:
AGCCTCGATATCGCGGACCCACCCTACTTTAAGTGGTAGCCGTTTGCCGAGGCGATGTCGATGACCGCGGCCGCGACCCAGAAGCACGTGAAGGCGAAGGTCTGCCTCGTCGGCGACGTCGCCGTGGGGAAGACCTCCCTGATCAAGCGGTTCGTCCTCGAGTCCTTCGACGACCGCTACGTGGCCACGGTCGGCACCAAAGTGACCAAGAAGACCGTGGTCGCGGACTGGAAGGGCGCTCCCGCGACCGTGGACCTCATGGTCTGGGACATCATGGGGGAGAAGGGGTTCCGGTCGCTCCTCCGGGATGCGTACTTCGAGGGAGCGCACGGTGTGCTCGCGGTGTGCGACCTGACCCGCAAGGAAACGTTCTACGACTTGAACAACTGGGTCCAGATGGTCCGCAAGCAGGTCGGCGACGTGCCCATCGTGTTCCTCGGGAACAAGGCGGATCTCGGCGAGCGCGTCGTCGTGAGCGCGGAGGAACTCGCCCGGATGGGTGCCATCCTGAACGCGAAGTATTTCCTGGTGTCCGCGAAGACGGGTCAGAACGTGAACGAGGCGTTCCAAATCCTCGCCGAAGCGATCGGTCACCGCTCGGAATGACGGCTCGACCACATGCGGGCGTCCGCCCGTTATCTGACTCGATAACGGCGTGGCAATTCCTTTATAACCTGACCCTAGTGCGCGAGCCGAAACGGCCGGCGGTGCGCCATGGAACCTGAGCGGATGAAGGTGAAGATTTGCCTCGTGGGCGAAGGCGCCGTGGGCAAGACGTGCCTGATCCGGCGATTCATCCACGACCAGTTTGACGATCGGTACATCTCGACCCTGGGCGCGAAGGTGTCCAAGAAGGAAATCGTTGTCGAGAGCGACGGGAAACAGGTCAACCTGGACATGACCATCTGGGACATCATGGGCGAGAAGGGATTCCGCGAACTGCTCAAGGAAGCCTACTTTCACGGCGCGCAGGGCGTCCTCGCCGTCTGCGACGTGACGCGCGCGGAAACCCTCACGGACCTCGACGAGTGGGTCGCGGCCGTCGTGAAGGTCACAGGACGAATCCCGGTCGAGTTCCTCGCGAACAAGGTCGACCTCAAGGAGCAGCAGGTCGTGCAGACCGCGGATCTTGAGGCGGCCGCGAAGGTGCACGAGGCCCCGTTCCTCTTCACGTCGGCGAAGACGGGCGAGAATGTCGAGCGGGCCTTCGCCGAACTCGCGAAGCTGATCACCGCCCGCGCACAAGCGCAGTAATCGCCTCGGAACGCTTCGCGCCGCCTTCATATCTGGAGAAGTGTCCGGCCTCATTTCTCAGGTCAAAGCTTTTAAGTACGAGGGTCGTGTATTCAAACGCAAGTCGCCTCACTTGTCGTGGGGATGGTCGTACAATGCCGGAAACACCGGGGGACGTCGCGGAGGAGTTGCCCCCCGTGGATACCTGGATCAACAAGCTCGACTTCAAGAGCACGGCCGAGGTCAAGATCCCGGACCGGCTCGTCGACCAGGTCATTGGCCAGGAACGGGCCGTTGAGGTCATCCGGAAGGCCGCGGAACAGAAGCGGCACGTGATGCTGATCGGCGACCCGGGCACCGGGAAGTCCATGCTCGCCCGCTCCATGACGGAGCTCCTCCCGCGGGACGAGCTGCAGGATCTCATCGTCTACCACAACCCCGAGGATCCCAATGAGCCCAAGATCCGCGTGGTGCCCGCCGGGAAGGGGCGCGAGATCGTCAACGCCCAGAAGGCGGAGGCCATGCAGCGCCGCGAGCAAAAGGCCTCCATGGTCATGACCATCGTGTTCTTCATCATCGGGCTCTCCGTGATCCTCTCGTATGACTGGGTCAACGGCGGCTTCCGCCCGGATGCCGCCATGACGATCCTCTTCGGGATCCTGGTCGCGGCGATCATCTATATCGCGACGCGGTACACGGGCCATCGCCAGGAGAACCTCATGGTCCCGAAGCTCCTGGTCACGCACAGCCCCGACGAGATGCCCCCGTTCATCGATGCCACGGGCAGCCATGCGGGAGCGCTCCTCGGGGACGTGAAGCACGACCCCTTCCAGAGCGGCGGCCTCGAGACCCCGGCCCACGAGCGCGTCGAGGCCGGATCCATCCACAAGGCGCACAAGGGCGTCCTCTTCGTCGACGAGATCAACGTGCTCCGCATGGAGAGCCAGCAGAGCCTGCTCACCGCGATGCAGGAGAAGAAGTTCTCCATCGTCGGGCAGAGCGAGCGTTCCAGCGGTGCCATGGTCAAGACGGAGCCCGTGCCCTGCGACTTCATCCTCGTCGCGGCGGGCAACCTGGACGCGGTCCAGGGGATGCACCCCGCCCTGCGCTCGCGCATCCGCGGCTACGGGTACGAGATCTACATGAAGAGCACGATGCCGGACACCGAGGAGAACCGCCTCAAGCTCGTTCGCTTCGTGGCCCAGGAAGTCTCCAAGGACAAGAAGATCCCCCACTTCGACCGGCCGGCGGTCGCAGAGATCCTCCGGGAGGCCCAGCGCCGCGCGGGCCGGAGGGGACAGCTCACCCTGCGCCTTCGCGAGCTCGGCGGCCTGATCCGGGTCGCGGGGGACATCGCCCAGGAGTCCGCCGCGCCCCTTGTGGTCAACAAGCACGTCCTCGACGCCAAGCGGATCGCGCGCTCCCTCGAGCAGCAGGTCGCGGACCGGATGATCGAGCGGGGCAAGGAGTACCAGATGGTCAACACCCATGGCACGGGCGTCGGCATGGTCAACGGCCTCGCCGTGCTCGTGGGGGACAACAGCCTCGCGGAGTTCAGCGGGATCGTCCTGCCCATCGCCGCGGAGGTCACCCCGGCCCAGACGCGCCAGGGCGGCCGGATCATCGCCACGGGCCGCCTGGGGGACATCGCGAAGGAGGCCGTGGAGAACGTCGCCGCCCTGATCAAAAAGTACACGGGCGAAGACGTCTCGAACCATGACATCCATGTCCAGTTCGTCGGCTCGCGGGAAGGCACGGAGGGCGACAGCGCGTCCATCTCCGTGGCGACCGCGGTCATCAGCGCCCTCGAGGAGGTCCCCGTGGACCAGAGTGTCGCCATGACGGGCTCCCTGAGCGTCCGGGGGCAGGTCCTCCCGGTCGGCGGCGTGACCGCGAAGATCGAGGCCGCGGCGGAGGCGGGCGCCCGCAAGGTCCTGATCCCCCGCGCGAACATGCGGGACGTGCTCCTCGAGGACAAGTACATCGGGAAGATCGAGGTGGTCCCCGTGGACACGTTGAGCGACGTGCTCGACAACGCGCTCGTGGGACCCAAGAAGTCGAGCCTGATCCAGCGCCTCTCGTCCCTCGTGCCCAAGATCACGCCGGAGAAGCCCGGACCCGCGGCGGTCCCCCACTAGGCCGTGAGGGGGCGGCGCGCGTGGAGGACGCCGACCGGTACCCGGAATTTCGGCGGCCCATGCGGTGTTACGATCCGAACCCCTTGATCGAGCCCCTGGGCGACGAAGGCGACTGCGAACCCTGCCGCGGGTTCCTCGCGGACCTCTGCGCCTACGTTGAGCCCGTGTTCGCGGAGATGCGCGCGTGACCCGAACCCTGTTCATCGGGCGATTCCAGCCCTTCCACAAGGGCCACCTCGCCATGGTCAAGAAGATCCTCGAGGACAACGACGAGGTGATCATCGGGATCGGGTCGGCCCAGTACAGCCACACGGGCGAGAATCCCTTCACCGCGGGCGAACGGTTCGAGATGATCAAGCGCGCCCTGGACGCGGAGGGCATCCACGACTACCACATCGTGCCCATTCCGGACACCCACGTGCACAGCGTCTGGGTGAGTCACGTGAAGTCCCTCGTCCCCTCGTTCGACGCGGTCGTCACGAACTCGGACCTCGTCGTGCGCCTCTTTCGCGAGCACGGGATGAAGGTCTTCTCCCCGCGCCTCGTGAGCCGCGACAGGTACTCGGGGACGGAGGTGCGTCGTCGCATGCAGAAGGGCGGCGACTGGCAGTCCCTCGTGCCGCCCGTCGTGGCCGCGTTCATCGAGGAGATCGACGGGATCGAGCGCATCCGGGAGACGTACAAGTACTCCACCCCGTACGGGACGCGGGAGAGCAACCACGACGACTGAGGCCGAAAAGGGGACGACCCGTTCCGCGAGCGCGCGTGGGAACGGGCGCCTGGGTAGGCATCCCCCCAAACGAGGACTCGCATCCCCTTGGATTCCTACCGAAATCCCCACGCATCCCCCCGTACTTAAGGGGACGTTACCAGTTCATTACCACGTCAGACCGTGGAGTCGCTCGGTCCGCCCCTACCACTCGAACTCGTATCCGCAGTACGGATCGCCCTTGAGGATGCAGGCGACCTTCCGCACCGTGCCGTGCTTGAACCCGTAGGAGAGCATGCTCCCCTCGTACACGCCGAGCCAGGCGGCGCACCGGGCCGGGCTGCTGATCCAGTCGTAGTTCTTCACGAGCGCACGCCGCCCGTGGGTCTCCATCTCGAGCCGCCCGTGGTTGAACTCGCGGGCGTACATCGCGGGCGCCATCTCGAGGAAATACCGGAACGGGATGACCATGCTGAAGTACCGCTTGACCGACGCGAAGTTCATCGTCTCGTCGCGGAGCATGACGCGGACGGTCTGCCCGGTGCCGTCCCCGAACGTGGCCTCGATCGCGTCGAGGACGCTGACCACGGTCCGCAGGGGGTACCAGCCGTTCGGGTCGATCGACTTCGGGTTGATCCCGTGGAACGTGAAGAACTCGTCCGCGGCCCGCCTCCCGTGCTTCTTCGCGAGCCAGTGATGGTAGTTGTGGAAGTGGCTCCCTCGGGCGAGCGGGGCGACGAGGCGGTCGCCCCGCGTGCTCGTGACCTCGTCGAAGACGACCTTGCCCAAGGGCGTGGGGCCGTACAGCTTGCCCTTGTTCCCGTTGGCCAGGGGCGCCACGAGACCTTGGCGTGCGAGCTGGGAGAGGGCGCGGCTCACATGGGGGAGATGGAGGCCCGTCTCCTTGGCGAGCTGGGCCGGGGTCCGCGACCCCGGCATGACCGCGCCGAGGACCTTCTCGCGCTGGCCGCTCGACAGGACGAAGGAGAGCTTCTCGAGAGCCTCGGGCGGGAGTTGGGGGAGGGTCGCCATCGGATGCGAGTCCGGGTTTCATGCGGATTCGGGCTAGAAATACCTTCGCTCGACTCTCTCAGACCGCGGAGAGGCCCACGAGGACCGGGACCAGGAGTGCGGCCATGAGCTGGATCCGCCGCACCCCAATCCGTACGGGCACGGAGCCCACGAGGCATGAGAGCCCCGCCACCGCGAGGCCCACGGGTCCCGTCGCGATGAGGATCAAGACGCCGAGCCCTACCAGGGTCGCGGCGGACAGGAGTCTGGGGTCCCATCGGACGAGCCGGGGCGCGAGGATCCCCGCGAGCCGAGACGCGATGGGTGCGGCGAGGGCCGCCGCGAGCACGGAGGCGAGGAGGAGCCAGACCACCGCGGGCGGGAGGGCCAGAGGAGACGCCCACCGCCCGGTGTCGCCGAGGAGGTCGCGGACGGCCGCGGCGACCCCGCTGCGGGTCCGACCAATCATGAACAGGACGGAGACGCTCAGCACGGCCGTGGAGGTGGACACCGCGCCCAGGATCACCATGAACGCGGAGGGAGGTAGCTTCCGCGAGCTGCCCAGAGCCGCCAGAGTGGCCGCCGCGCCTCCGCTGAGCCCAGGCAGCCAGGAGACGGCCGCACCCGCCAGGGAGCCCCGAAGCGCCTGGCTCGCGTCGGAGCGGCCGAGCGGCGGCAGGGATGCCGTCTCCTGCGGGGGCACCTCTCCGGGTCGCGTCCAGAGGGAGACCACGAGGGTGGGCATGCCGAAGAGCCCCGAGAACAGGGGGAACAGGGCGACGTTGGGATCGAGTCCCGACGGACCCCGGAGCACGGCGAGGCCCAGGAGCCCGGCGAGGGTCTGGACCCAGACGGCCCGTGCTAGGCGCCGCGCGCGTCGGCGGGCGAACCGGGTCTCGGTGAGGGCCATGGACGCGAGCATGGCCGCGAGGAAGTAGGGGCTCCAAGGACGGAACGCCTCCGCGAGACCCACGGGCGAGCCGAGAAGCCAGCGCAGGGGGATCAGGACGACCGCGGAGAACGCGGCTCCGAGCACGGCTCCTCGGGCGGCCAGGGACACCGCGCGGGCGCCCTCTCCTGCGAGGAGCATGCGATGGCCCGGCAGGATGGAGAGCGCGGTCTCCTCCGTGGGCGCGCCGAGGAACACGGAAGGGACGAAGTCGAAGACGCCGTGGCTCACCGCGGTGGCCAGCAGGTAGCAGGACAGGAGTAGGCCCAGGGTGCCGGCGTCCTCGCCCGCCCAGGGACCCAGGAGGAGCGCCACCCAGGAGGCTCGCGTGGCGAGCACGACCGCCGCCACGTTGTTCACATGAAGGCCCGGAGCGAGTCCTGTGGCCGCGCCCGTGCCGATTCCGAGGAGCACGAGGCTCAGGAACGCGAGCCCGAAGCCCAGGGCGTCCACGGACGTACACGCGGCCCGCGCGGGTCAGGGCGCGGTTTGCAGGTAGCGTACCCTTAGGCGAGCCGCAGTGGTGCACCCCAGCCGCCGCCGCCCGGAGTCTCGACGACGAGGACGTCGCCGCGGCGGACGGGCAGGGTGGCCTTCCCCGGGAGGACGCGCGTCCGCCCGCCGCGGACGAGGGCGTTCCGCCCCACCCTGCCGTCCTCGCCGCCCTGGAGTCCCTTGGGTCCGTGCCGCCGCCGCTCCGAGATCACGGAGACGATGCCCGCGGGCGCGAGGATGCGGATGCTGCGGCGGACGCCGTCGCCGCCCCGGTGCAGGCCGCGGCCGCCGGAGGACGGCACGAGGCGATACTCTTCGACCCGAAGGGGGAATGCGAGCTCGAGGGCTTCGACGGGGGTGTTCCGCGTGTTCGTCATGTGCGTGTGGACGCCGTCCATCCCGTCGCGGAACGGGAGGGCGCCCTCGCCGCCCGCGACGGTCTCGTAGTACGAGAAGCGTCGGCCTCGGATCGCGCCCACGGTCACGTTGTTCATGGTTCCCTGGCTCTGCGCCGGGACGCGGTCGCGGAGTGGCTCCGAGAGGGCCAGGAAGAGGACGTCCGCGATGCGCTGGGAGGTCTCGACGTTACCAGCAGCGACGGCCGCGGGCGGGCGAGCGCGGACCAGGGTTCCCTCGGGGGCGGTCACCTGGAGGGCGCGGTACGCGCCTGCGTTGGGCGGCGCGCCGGGGTCCGTGAGGCACCGGAGGACGTAGTACGAGGCGCTGAGGGTGACTGCGAACGGGGCGTTCAGGTTCCCGCGGTCCTGGCGATCCGTCCCCTCGAAGTTCACGCGAATGCCCGATCCGCCGATCGTGACCTCGGCCCGGATCCGGAGGTCGCGCCCCTCGTCCTCACCTGCGCCCTCGAGGACGTCCTGCGCGGACCAGGTCCCCCGGGGCAGCGGTCCGATGGCGGCGCGCACGCGGCGTTCGCTG
This genomic interval carries:
- a CDS encoding hydantoinase B/oxoprolinase family protein, coding for MNPIELEILRTAFTFVPEEMGVSLRRTAYSPNIKERMDASCALFDAEGRMVAQAEHIPVHLGSMPLAVEEILRDFPGTLREGDQVILNDPYRGGTHLPDITLVRPVFHRGGLLGFAVNRAHHADVGGVAPGSMPAGATRLEEEGVVLEPQKFLDRGRERREVVDRVRRGMRQPAERLGDLRAQVAANELGARRFLELAERHGVTKLRSFAQEVMDYSERRVRAAIGPLPRGTWSAQDVLEGAGEDEGRDLRIRAEVTIGGSGIRVNFEGTDRQDRGNLNAPFAVTLSASYYVLRCLTDPGAPPNAGAYRALQVTAPEGTLVRARPPAAVAAGNVETSQRIADVLFLALSEPLRDRVPAQSQGTMNNVTVGAIRGRRFSYYETVAGGEGALPFRDGMDGVHTHMTNTRNTPVEALELAFPLRVEEYRLVPSSGGRGLHRGGDGVRRSIRILAPAGIVSVISERRRHGPKGLQGGEDGRVGRNALVRGGRTRVLPGKATLPVRRGDVLVVETPGGGGWGAPLRLA
- a CDS encoding tripartite tricarboxylate transporter permease, with protein sequence MDALGFGLAFLSLVLLGIGTGAATGLAPGLHVNNVAAVVLATRASWVALLLGPWAGEDAGTLGLLLSCYLLATAVSHGVFDFVPSVFLGAPTEETALSILPGHRMLLAGEGARAVSLAARGAVLGAAFSAVVLIPLRWLLGSPVGLAEAFRPWSPYFLAAMLASMALTETRFARRRARRLARAVWVQTLAGLLGLAVLRGPSGLDPNVALFPLFSGLFGMPTLVVSLWTRPGEVPPQETASLPPLGRSDASQALRGSLAGAAVSWLPGLSGGAAATLAALGSSRKLPPSAFMVILGAVSTSTAVLSVSVLFMIGRTRSGVAAAVRDLLGDTGRWASPLALPPAVVWLLLASVLAAALAAPIASRLAGILAPRLVRWDPRLLSAATLVGLGVLILIATGPVGLAVAGLSCLVGSVPVRIGVRRIQLMAALLVPVLVGLSAV
- a CDS encoding Rab family GTPase, with protein sequence MTAAATQKHVKAKVCLVGDVAVGKTSLIKRFVLESFDDRYVATVGTKVTKKTVVADWKGAPATVDLMVWDIMGEKGFRSLLRDAYFEGAHGVLAVCDLTRKETFYDLNNWVQMVRKQVGDVPIVFLGNKADLGERVVVSAEELARMGAILNAKYFLVSAKTGQNVNEAFQILAEAIGHRSE
- a CDS encoding winged helix-turn-helix domain-containing protein — protein: MATLPQLPPEALEKLSFVLSSGQREKVLGAVMPGSRTPAQLAKETGLHLPHVSRALSQLARQGLVAPLANGNKGKLYGPTPLGKVVFDEVTSTRGDRLVAPLARGSHFHNYHHWLAKKHGRRAADEFFTFHGINPKSIDPNGWYPLRTVVSVLDAIEATFGDGTGQTVRVMLRDETMNFASVKRYFSMVIPFRYFLEMAPAMYAREFNHGRLEMETHGRRALVKNYDWISSPARCAAWLGVYEGSMLSYGFKHGTVRKVACILKGDPYCGYEFEW
- a CDS encoding nicotinamide-nucleotide adenylyltransferase: MTRTLFIGRFQPFHKGHLAMVKKILEDNDEVIIGIGSAQYSHTGENPFTAGERFEMIKRALDAEGIHDYHIVPIPDTHVHSVWVSHVKSLVPSFDAVVTNSDLVVRLFREHGMKVFSPRLVSRDRYSGTEVRRRMQKGGDWQSLVPPVVAAFIEEIDGIERIRETYKYSTPYGTRESNHDD
- the lonB gene encoding ATP-dependent protease LonB, translated to MPETPGDVAEELPPVDTWINKLDFKSTAEVKIPDRLVDQVIGQERAVEVIRKAAEQKRHVMLIGDPGTGKSMLARSMTELLPRDELQDLIVYHNPEDPNEPKIRVVPAGKGREIVNAQKAEAMQRREQKASMVMTIVFFIIGLSVILSYDWVNGGFRPDAAMTILFGILVAAIIYIATRYTGHRQENLMVPKLLVTHSPDEMPPFIDATGSHAGALLGDVKHDPFQSGGLETPAHERVEAGSIHKAHKGVLFVDEINVLRMESQQSLLTAMQEKKFSIVGQSERSSGAMVKTEPVPCDFILVAAGNLDAVQGMHPALRSRIRGYGYEIYMKSTMPDTEENRLKLVRFVAQEVSKDKKIPHFDRPAVAEILREAQRRAGRRGQLTLRLRELGGLIRVAGDIAQESAAPLVVNKHVLDAKRIARSLEQQVADRMIERGKEYQMVNTHGTGVGMVNGLAVLVGDNSLAEFSGIVLPIAAEVTPAQTRQGGRIIATGRLGDIAKEAVENVAALIKKYTGEDVSNHDIHVQFVGSREGTEGDSASISVATAVISALEEVPVDQSVAMTGSLSVRGQVLPVGGVTAKIEAAAEAGARKVLIPRANMRDVLLEDKYIGKIEVVPVDTLSDVLDNALVGPKKSSLIQRLSSLVPKITPEKPGPAAVPH
- a CDS encoding Rab family GTPase; the encoded protein is MEPERMKVKICLVGEGAVGKTCLIRRFIHDQFDDRYISTLGAKVSKKEIVVESDGKQVNLDMTIWDIMGEKGFRELLKEAYFHGAQGVLAVCDVTRAETLTDLDEWVAAVVKVTGRIPVEFLANKVDLKEQQVVQTADLEAAAKVHEAPFLFTSAKTGENVERAFAELAKLITARAQAQ